A genomic window from Pseudonocardia broussonetiae includes:
- a CDS encoding helix-turn-helix domain-containing protein, with amino-acid sequence MRAVPRQPVPLRRTATTDRMTTLTPARHARAGAPTARPPRSPHRARKAGPLVSVQAIRWARRQRTGSPVSKAVLYVLADHHNSGSGLCCPSTRTIAEEADTDQRTARRHLEALRDRGLLSWSGGYGRGRNRYVLPLDGEGSDPSQVDAGNEGQDPSLDLDDMRGETPHNENRSEAQQDRSEALILRSEANRASDLQEQKSKRTTYRSEEHKGTATPPPAQARTRGGERPREHASPAELNATAASGAAYGLVAAWVERNPGVANGHRRELSKAVDLLLAQGADRAHIPAALDGAHASHWRNPVKALPMAYEDVRRAAAAPTSSARAARNTTDDNIRALLASSERPTTARRAIGGPR; translated from the coding sequence ATGCGAGCAGTACCCCGGCAGCCGGTGCCCCTCCGCCGGACGGCGACGACAGACCGCATGACGACCCTCACGCCGGCCCGCCACGCGCGGGCCGGCGCCCCGACAGCACGGCCCCCACGCTCCCCGCACCGGGCCAGGAAGGCAGGCCCCCTCGTGAGCGTGCAGGCCATCAGGTGGGCACGACGGCAACGCACTGGCTCGCCGGTGTCGAAGGCCGTGCTCTACGTCCTCGCCGATCACCACAACTCGGGTAGCGGCCTGTGCTGCCCGAGCACCCGGACGATCGCCGAGGAGGCCGACACCGACCAGCGCACGGCGCGCCGGCACCTCGAGGCGCTCCGCGACCGCGGTCTGCTGTCGTGGTCCGGCGGCTACGGCCGGGGCCGGAACCGGTACGTCCTGCCCCTCGATGGTGAGGGGTCTGACCCCTCACAAGTAGACGCCGGTAATGAGGGGCAGGACCCCTCACTAGACCTCGACGACATGAGGGGTGAGACCCCTCATAACGAGAACCGTAGTGAGGCGCAGCAGGATCGTAGTGAGGCGTTGATCTTGCGTAGTGAGGCAAACCGAGCCTCTGACCTGCAAGAACAGAAATCTAAGCGTACTACGTACAGAAGCGAAGAACATAAGGGGACGGCTACGCCGCCCCCCGCGCAGGCGCGGACGCGCGGCGGCGAGCGGCCCCGCGAGCACGCCTCGCCCGCCGAGCTCAACGCGACCGCCGCGAGCGGTGCCGCCTACGGCCTCGTCGCCGCCTGGGTCGAGCGCAACCCCGGCGTCGCGAACGGTCACCGCCGCGAGCTCAGCAAGGCCGTCGACCTCCTCCTCGCCCAGGGCGCAGACCGCGCCCACATCCCCGCCGCCCTCGACGGCGCGCACGCCTCGCACTGGCGCAACCCCGTGAAGGCGCTGCCGATGGCCTACGAGGACGTCCGCCGCGCAGCTGCCGCCCCGACGAGCAGCGCTCGCGCCGCCCGCAACACCACCGACGACAACATCCGCGCGCTCCTCGCCAGCAGCGAGCGCCCCACGACAGCCCGACGCGCCATCGGAGGACCACGATGA
- a CDS encoding HNH endonuclease produces MPLISAHYEPNVPVQGCPSSERYLAEAGAGRDRTECWPWPGGLSSYGYGRFLLERRFRWASVGAHRVSLERHLGRRLLPTEQACHRCDNPSCVNPTHLFVGTNADNCRDMRLKQRQKKKLTDAQVLELRARYAAGGVLQRELGDEYGIGQSYVSTLVRGDWTTGQPRPRR; encoded by the coding sequence ATGCCGTTGATCTCCGCGCACTACGAGCCGAACGTGCCCGTCCAGGGGTGCCCGTCCTCCGAGCGCTACCTCGCAGAAGCGGGCGCGGGCCGCGACCGCACTGAGTGCTGGCCCTGGCCCGGCGGCTTGAGCAGCTACGGGTACGGCCGCTTCCTCCTGGAGCGCCGCTTCCGGTGGGCCAGCGTCGGCGCGCACCGCGTAAGCCTGGAGCGACACCTCGGTCGGCGACTCCTGCCAACCGAGCAGGCGTGCCACCGCTGCGACAACCCCTCCTGCGTCAACCCGACCCACCTCTTCGTAGGCACGAACGCCGACAACTGCCGCGACATGCGCCTGAAGCAGCGGCAGAAGAAGAAGCTGACCGATGCTCAGGTGCTCGAACTGCGGGCCCGCTACGCGGCCGGCGGGGTGCTCCAGCGCGAGCTGGGTGATGAGTACGGAATCGGTCAGTCCTACGTGTCGACCCTGGTCCGCGGCGACTGGACGACAGGGCAGCCGAGGCCACGGCGATGA
- a CDS encoding DUF7340 domain-containing protein, whose translation MTEPEQAAPVDVDAAHLALDAAITQLVQPSTEKVDRADGLIDSQVAQQRAEERATTAELQRRLAGHRAAGQQMQAHLVMRQLRDHRRRVVKRRTNGRATTAVVPSLLVQLRSEIGASSNTGAGGSAGPYRSIIAIPATELHAEIQRTTHAPRGALDLRPHVTRWAATTTDLVHAATKASAWVEQIRTLLNPPKRWHHPGACPDCGQATAHVVDTSGDLVRRPAIEFDRDRGRARCLRCPAHWDTEAQLHQLARVLVEQQHDLRIS comes from the coding sequence TTGACCGAGCCCGAGCAGGCCGCGCCCGTCGACGTCGACGCCGCCCACCTCGCCCTCGACGCCGCCATCACCCAGCTCGTCCAGCCCTCCACCGAGAAGGTCGACCGCGCCGACGGCCTCATCGACTCCCAGGTCGCGCAGCAGCGCGCCGAGGAGCGGGCCACGACCGCCGAGCTGCAGCGGCGACTCGCCGGACACCGGGCGGCCGGCCAGCAGATGCAGGCGCACCTCGTCATGCGGCAGCTGCGCGACCACCGCCGGCGCGTCGTCAAGCGGCGGACCAACGGCAGAGCCACCACCGCCGTCGTGCCCAGCCTGCTCGTCCAGCTCCGCAGCGAGATCGGCGCCAGCAGCAACACCGGCGCCGGAGGCAGCGCCGGCCCGTACCGCAGCATCATCGCCATCCCGGCCACCGAGTTGCACGCCGAGATTCAGCGCACCACCCACGCGCCGCGTGGCGCGCTCGACCTCCGGCCCCACGTCACCCGATGGGCCGCCACAACCACCGACCTCGTGCACGCCGCCACCAAGGCCAGCGCATGGGTCGAGCAGATCCGCACCCTGCTCAACCCGCCCAAGCGCTGGCACCACCCCGGCGCCTGCCCCGACTGCGGCCAGGCCACCGCCCACGTCGTCGACACCAGTGGCGACCTCGTGCGCCGTCCCGCCATCGAGTTCGACCGCGACCGAGGCCGAGCACGCTGCCTCCGATGCCCCGCCCACTGGGACACCGAAGCCCAGCTCCACCAGCTCGCCCGAGTCCTCGTCGAACAACAACACGATCTCCGCATCTCGTGA
- a CDS encoding DNA-methyltransferase: MSTDLYLEDEAHGDMWSLLLGDSCTRLAELATGSVDLSVCSPPFDSLYTYSPSARDLGNSATRGEFLDHYGYVIAEQLRVTKPGRVACVHVQQVATKKAVDGYSGLTDFRGDVIRAFQGAGWLFHGEVTVWKDPQAQSIRTKAHALAFQTKNRDSAGTRPALADYLLKFVKPGDNAVPIPHHATRGEVTNDDWIEWASPIWFDRTDGGTVGGEQLAPVWLDIKETRTLNVRAGREHADERHICPLQLDFIERCIRLWSNPGETVLTPFAGIGSEVFVARKLGRRGVGVELKPSYWRTAVDNLRRLDAELDTPALLDLDGAAAFS, from the coding sequence ATGAGCACCGACCTGTACCTCGAGGACGAAGCCCACGGCGACATGTGGTCGCTGCTGCTGGGCGACTCCTGCACCCGCCTCGCCGAGCTCGCCACCGGCTCCGTCGACCTGTCGGTCTGCTCGCCGCCGTTCGACTCCCTGTACACGTACTCGCCCAGCGCCCGGGACCTCGGCAACTCCGCGACCCGCGGCGAGTTCCTCGACCACTACGGCTACGTCATCGCCGAGCAGCTGCGCGTCACGAAGCCCGGCCGCGTCGCCTGCGTGCACGTGCAGCAGGTCGCCACGAAGAAGGCCGTTGACGGGTACAGCGGCCTCACCGACTTCCGCGGCGACGTCATCCGCGCCTTCCAGGGCGCCGGGTGGCTGTTCCACGGCGAGGTCACGGTGTGGAAGGACCCGCAGGCCCAGTCGATCCGCACGAAGGCGCACGCGCTGGCGTTCCAGACGAAGAACCGGGACAGCGCCGGCACTCGCCCCGCGCTGGCCGACTACCTGCTGAAGTTCGTGAAGCCCGGCGACAACGCCGTCCCGATCCCGCACCACGCGACCCGCGGCGAGGTGACCAACGACGACTGGATCGAGTGGGCGTCCCCCATCTGGTTCGACCGCACCGACGGCGGCACGGTCGGCGGTGAGCAGCTGGCGCCGGTGTGGCTCGACATCAAGGAGACCCGCACCCTCAACGTCCGCGCCGGCCGGGAGCACGCCGACGAGCGGCACATCTGCCCGCTGCAGCTCGACTTCATCGAGCGGTGTATCCGGCTGTGGTCCAATCCCGGCGAGACCGTCCTGACCCCGTTCGCCGGTATCGGCTCCGAGGTGTTCGTTGCCCGCAAACTGGGCCGCCGCGGTGTTGGTGTCGAGCTGAAGCCCAGCTACTGGCGGACCGCGGTCGACAACCTGCGCCGCCTCGACGCCGAGCTCGACACTCCGGCCCTGCTGGACCTTGACGGCGCGGCGGCCTTCTCGTGA
- a CDS encoding DNA cytosine methyltransferase, whose product MTTATDLFAGAGGSSEGLTQAGVRVEVAANHWQLAVDTHAANHPDTEHRIANLSEVDWRTFPSTDIAWVSPSCVWHTRSGGRRRQLSADAERSRTDAGAVDRATAFAVIAAAEVHAYPVVLVENVVEFRDWVLYDWWLAGLTAIGYRVRELVLDAVDFGHAQHRRRLFVVATRDGVELDLTPPARLPVTAAEILDPHPGQPVTRRLYVADQIDSITDSGVPHLVTYRKHARARRADQHALATVTAGGNHHAVAQLVDGVQHHRMLSNRECARAQGFGDHYQFRGTAEQVKRQIGNAVPVGIARWLGERATAALGADAALGGAA is encoded by the coding sequence ATGACCACGGCCACCGACCTGTTCGCCGGGGCTGGCGGATCCAGCGAAGGCCTCACCCAGGCCGGGGTGCGCGTCGAGGTCGCCGCCAACCACTGGCAGCTCGCCGTCGACACCCACGCCGCCAACCACCCCGACACCGAGCACCGCATCGCGAACCTGTCCGAGGTCGACTGGCGCACCTTCCCCAGCACCGACATCGCCTGGGTGTCCCCGTCCTGCGTGTGGCACACCCGCTCCGGCGGCCGGCGCCGCCAGCTCTCCGCCGACGCCGAGCGCAGTCGCACCGACGCTGGGGCCGTCGACCGCGCCACCGCGTTCGCCGTCATCGCCGCCGCCGAGGTCCACGCCTACCCCGTCGTGCTCGTCGAGAACGTCGTCGAGTTCCGCGACTGGGTCCTCTACGACTGGTGGCTCGCCGGGCTGACCGCGATCGGCTACCGCGTGCGGGAGCTCGTCCTCGACGCCGTCGACTTCGGGCACGCCCAGCACCGACGCCGGCTCTTCGTCGTCGCCACCCGCGACGGCGTCGAGCTCGACCTCACCCCGCCCGCGCGGCTCCCCGTCACAGCCGCCGAGATCCTCGACCCGCACCCCGGCCAGCCGGTCACCCGCCGGCTCTACGTCGCCGACCAGATCGACTCGATCACCGACTCCGGCGTCCCGCACCTGGTGACCTACCGCAAGCACGCCCGTGCCCGCCGGGCCGACCAGCACGCGCTGGCGACCGTCACCGCGGGTGGCAACCACCACGCCGTCGCCCAGCTCGTCGACGGCGTGCAGCACCACCGGATGCTGAGCAACCGCGAGTGCGCACGCGCCCAGGGGTTCGGCGACCACTACCAGTTCCGGGGCACGGCCGAGCAGGTGAAGCGGCAGATCGGGAACGCGGTGCCCGTCGGGATCGCGCGCTGGCTCGGCGAGCGTGCGACCGCTGCTCTGGGCGCCGACGCGGCCCTCGGTGGTGCGGCATGA
- a CDS encoding PD-(D/E)XK nuclease-like domain-containing protein has protein sequence MTEPWITEPGVYDLSSEDYHCDPVVGGSLSHSGAKKLLLPSCPAIYQAWRTGPPEVKAAFDFGRAAHREVLGAGDDIVVIRGSGKDENTWRTAKDDAAVAEARAAGLTPIKPRDADTVQAMATQLREHPIASALLNPASGKAEQTLVWRDGDSGVMCRALVDFLRHPVTGQRLVMPDYKTANEVDPDSIAKAIADFAYHGQGAWYSDGAEHLGLTTGSPAFVLIFQRKTAPYLVVCVQVTPEDIGRGYERNRAARHLYRWCTDNDRWPSYRDGFGNWADDHVLSLQIPPWAQNRHDGASERGEYEPHRQGVFA, from the coding sequence GTGACTGAGCCCTGGATCACCGAGCCCGGCGTCTACGACCTCAGCTCCGAGGACTACCACTGCGACCCCGTCGTCGGCGGCAGCCTCTCCCACTCCGGCGCGAAGAAGCTTCTCCTCCCCTCCTGTCCCGCCATCTACCAGGCGTGGCGAACCGGGCCGCCCGAGGTCAAGGCCGCGTTCGACTTCGGCCGGGCCGCGCACCGCGAGGTCCTCGGCGCCGGCGACGACATCGTCGTCATCCGCGGCAGCGGGAAGGACGAGAACACCTGGCGCACCGCCAAGGACGACGCCGCTGTCGCCGAAGCACGCGCCGCCGGCCTCACCCCGATCAAGCCCCGCGACGCGGACACCGTGCAGGCGATGGCCACGCAGCTGCGCGAGCACCCCATCGCGTCAGCCCTGCTCAACCCGGCCTCCGGCAAGGCCGAGCAGACCCTCGTCTGGCGCGACGGCGACAGCGGCGTCATGTGCCGCGCCCTCGTCGACTTCCTCCGCCACCCCGTCACCGGGCAGCGCCTCGTCATGCCCGACTACAAGACCGCCAACGAGGTCGACCCCGACTCCATCGCCAAGGCGATCGCCGACTTCGCCTACCACGGGCAAGGCGCCTGGTACAGCGACGGCGCCGAGCACCTCGGCCTCACCACCGGCAGCCCCGCGTTCGTCCTCATCTTCCAGCGCAAGACCGCGCCCTACCTCGTCGTCTGCGTCCAGGTCACCCCCGAAGACATCGGCCGCGGGTACGAGCGCAACCGCGCCGCACGCCACCTCTACCGGTGGTGCACCGACAACGACCGCTGGCCCTCGTACCGCGACGGGTTCGGCAACTGGGCCGACGACCACGTCCTGTCCCTGCAGATCCCGCCGTGGGCGCAGAACCGCCACGACGGCGCATCCGAGCGCGGCGAGTACGAGCCGCACCGCCAAGGAGTGTTCGCATGA
- a CDS encoding HNH endonuclease produces the protein MHHRRWQRNGDPLRLVVDRVPPGLTPQQRLAAKSERRGECLIYAPNWKSADHRKLILASGRWVGAHVLAWELANERSVPSGLFVCHKCDTPPCIEPAHLFLGTPRDNNEDRDRKGRKVIVRGTKSSRWKLTEHQVQQVRTAILAGEQARDLAIRFGVHPETITGAAVGRRWSHVTDPPPLVFVGRGRHGRWAVADP, from the coding sequence ATGCATCACCGCCGCTGGCAGCGAAACGGTGACCCGCTGCGCCTGGTCGTCGACAGGGTGCCGCCAGGGCTCACACCGCAGCAGCGGTTGGCGGCGAAGAGCGAGCGGCGCGGAGAGTGCTTGATCTACGCGCCGAACTGGAAGTCGGCGGACCACCGGAAGTTGATCCTGGCGTCCGGCAGGTGGGTCGGCGCGCACGTGCTCGCCTGGGAGCTCGCCAACGAACGCAGCGTGCCGTCCGGCCTGTTCGTCTGCCACAAGTGCGACACGCCGCCGTGCATCGAACCGGCCCACCTGTTCCTCGGCACGCCGCGCGACAACAACGAGGACCGCGACCGCAAGGGCCGCAAGGTCATCGTCCGCGGCACCAAGTCGTCGCGCTGGAAGCTCACCGAGCACCAGGTTCAGCAGGTACGGACCGCCATCCTGGCCGGTGAACAGGCGCGCGATCTGGCCATCCGCTTCGGCGTGCACCCCGAGACCATCACCGGCGCGGCGGTCGGTCGTCGCTGGAGCCACGTCACGGACCCGCCGCCGCTGGTGTTCGTCGGACGCGGCAGGCACGGCCGCTGGGCGGTGGCCGACCCGTGA
- a CDS encoding DEAD/DEAH box helicase, whose product MSADYADFLAAKARRVEQAGPDIDAGQMHPMLHDWQAELTAWAVRTGRAALWEDTGLGKTVQQIEWARHSGDTSLIVAPLAVCHQTAREAAKLGIDARYTRDGGAPPPGVWITNYEQVAKFDPASIDAVVLDEASILKNSDGKTRRLLTDHFAGVPRRLACTATPAPNEPEELCSQAEFLGHATRANMLAAYFVHDDQGWRLKGHARGPMFAWMASWAVALRRPSDLGYPDTGYDLPGLEIVPELLPVAIEAEGQLFPTDLGGVGGRAKVRRDTLDARCGRAVDLVAAEPDEPWLLWCGLNDEADVLTRAIPGAVNVGGSMSPEEKAEALLGFADGHIRVLVTKPAIASQGLNWQHCARMAFVGLSDSYEQYYQAIRRCYRYGQTRVVRAHIVLSELESQIAANVARKERDAAAMTGELVAAMAANTHHRRAA is encoded by the coding sequence ATGAGCGCTGACTACGCCGACTTCCTCGCCGCGAAGGCGCGCCGCGTCGAGCAGGCGGGTCCCGACATCGACGCAGGCCAGATGCACCCAATGCTGCACGACTGGCAGGCCGAGCTCACCGCCTGGGCGGTCCGCACCGGCCGCGCCGCGCTGTGGGAGGACACCGGCCTCGGCAAGACCGTCCAGCAGATCGAATGGGCCCGCCATTCCGGCGACACCAGCCTCATCGTCGCCCCCCTGGCCGTCTGCCACCAGACCGCCCGCGAAGCGGCGAAGCTCGGCATCGACGCCCGCTACACCCGCGACGGCGGCGCCCCCCCGCCCGGCGTGTGGATCACCAACTACGAGCAGGTCGCCAAGTTCGACCCGGCCAGCATCGACGCCGTCGTCCTCGACGAGGCGTCGATCCTCAAGAACAGCGACGGCAAGACCCGCCGCCTGCTCACCGACCACTTCGCCGGTGTCCCCCGCCGCCTCGCCTGCACCGCCACACCCGCCCCGAACGAGCCCGAGGAGCTGTGCAGTCAGGCCGAGTTCCTCGGCCACGCCACCCGCGCCAACATGCTCGCCGCCTACTTCGTCCACGACGACCAGGGGTGGCGGCTCAAGGGCCACGCCCGCGGCCCCATGTTCGCGTGGATGGCGTCCTGGGCCGTGGCGCTGCGCCGCCCCTCCGACCTCGGCTACCCCGACACCGGCTACGACCTCCCCGGCCTGGAGATCGTGCCCGAGCTGCTGCCCGTCGCGATCGAAGCCGAAGGGCAGCTGTTCCCCACCGACCTCGGCGGAGTCGGCGGCCGGGCGAAGGTGCGGCGCGACACCCTCGACGCTCGCTGCGGTCGCGCAGTCGACCTCGTCGCCGCCGAGCCTGACGAGCCGTGGCTGCTGTGGTGCGGCCTCAACGACGAGGCCGACGTCCTGACCCGAGCCATCCCGGGGGCGGTCAACGTGGGCGGCTCCATGTCTCCGGAGGAGAAGGCTGAAGCGCTTCTCGGGTTCGCCGACGGACACATCCGGGTCCTCGTCACGAAGCCGGCGATCGCGTCGCAGGGGCTCAACTGGCAGCACTGCGCACGCATGGCGTTCGTCGGGCTGTCCGACTCCTACGAGCAGTACTACCAGGCGATCCGCCGCTGCTACCGCTACGGCCAAACCCGCGTCGTCCGCGCCCACATCGTGCTATCGGAGCTGGAGTCGCAGATCGCCGCGAACGTCGCCCGCAAGGAACGCGACGCCGCCGCCATGACTGGAGAGCTCGTCGCCGCGATGGCCGCCAACACCCACCACCGGAGGGCCGCATGA